One Megamonas hypermegale genomic window carries:
- the mmdA gene encoding methylmalonyl-CoA decarboxylase subunit alpha, producing the protein MATVQERIDLMNAKKEHILQAGGPKRVAKQHAKGKMTARERIEKLFDEGTFVELDQFVKHRCTNFGQEKKDLPAEGVITGYGTVDGRLVYAYAQDFTVEGGSLGEMHAKKIWKVQEMSLKMGAPCVGINDSGGARIQEAVDALSGYGGIFQRNTDASGVVPQISVIMGPCAGGAVYSPALTDFIYMVKNTSQMFITGPAVIKSVTAEEVTAEQLGGAMTHNTVSGVAHFAADNEADCIEQIRYLLSFLPSNNMDDAPERPTADDPSRMDDSLDTVIPDNSNMPYDMKDVIRSIVDDGEFYEVHQHYATNIITCFAHFGGRSVGIIANQPAVMAGCLDINASDKSARFIRFCDAFNIPIVNLVDVPGFLPGTDQEYGGIIRHGAKMLYAYCEATVPKVTVITRKAYGGSYLAMCSRELGADQVMAWPTAEIAVMGPAGAANIIFRKDDPETKKAHTEEYIAEFATPYKAAERGYIDMVIDPKETRPRIITALNMLASKRETRPAKKHGNVPL; encoded by the coding sequence TTGGCTACAGTTCAAGAAAGAATTGACCTCATGAATGCCAAAAAGGAACACATTTTGCAAGCAGGCGGTCCTAAACGTGTTGCAAAACAGCATGCTAAAGGTAAAATGACTGCTCGTGAACGTATTGAAAAACTTTTTGATGAAGGTACATTCGTTGAATTAGATCAGTTTGTAAAACATCGTTGCACTAACTTCGGTCAGGAAAAGAAAGATTTACCTGCTGAAGGTGTTATCACAGGCTATGGTACTGTAGATGGCCGTTTAGTATATGCATATGCACAAGATTTCACTGTAGAAGGTGGTTCTCTTGGTGAAATGCACGCTAAAAAAATCTGGAAAGTACAGGAAATGTCTTTAAAAATGGGCGCTCCTTGCGTTGGTATCAATGATTCCGGCGGGGCTCGTATTCAAGAAGCAGTTGATGCACTTTCTGGTTACGGCGGAATTTTCCAGAGAAATACTGATGCATCTGGTGTTGTTCCACAGATTTCTGTAATCATGGGACCATGCGCTGGTGGTGCAGTATATTCTCCAGCTCTTACAGACTTCATTTATATGGTTAAAAACACTAGCCAGATGTTTATCACTGGTCCAGCTGTTATCAAATCTGTTACTGCAGAAGAAGTTACAGCTGAACAGCTCGGTGGTGCTATGACTCATAACACTGTTTCTGGTGTTGCTCATTTTGCTGCTGATAATGAAGCAGATTGCATTGAACAAATTCGTTATTTGCTCAGCTTCTTACCAAGCAATAATATGGATGATGCTCCAGAAAGACCAACAGCTGATGACCCATCTCGTATGGATGATAGCCTCGATACAGTAATTCCAGATAACTCTAACATGCCTTATGACATGAAAGATGTTATTCGTTCTATCGTTGATGATGGTGAATTCTATGAAGTTCATCAGCATTATGCTACAAATATTATCACTTGCTTTGCGCATTTCGGCGGACGTTCCGTTGGTATCATTGCCAACCAGCCAGCAGTAATGGCAGGCTGCCTCGATATCAATGCATCTGATAAATCTGCTCGCTTTATTCGTTTCTGTGACGCATTCAATATTCCTATTGTCAACCTCGTTGACGTTCCTGGCTTCTTGCCTGGTACTGACCAGGAATATGGCGGTATTATTCGCCATGGTGCAAAAATGCTTTACGCTTATTGTGAAGCAACTGTACCAAAAGTTACAGTTATAACTCGTAAAGCATACGGCGGTTCTTACCTCGCTATGTGCTCTCGTGAACTCGGTGCTGACCAAGTTATGGCTTGGCCTACTGCTGAAATTGCAGTTATGGGTCCTGCTGGTGCAGCTAATATCATCTTCCGTAAAGATGACCCAGAAACTAAAAAAGCTCATACAGAAGAATATATTGCTGAATTTGCTACACCTTATAAAGCAGCAGAACGTGGTTACATTGATATGGTAATTGATCCAAAAGAAACACGTCCTCGTATTATCACTGCTTTGAACATGCTTGCAAGCAAACGTGAAACACGTCCGGCTAAAAAACACGGCAATGTTCCATTATAA
- the mce gene encoding methylmalonyl-CoA epimerase: MKINRVDHIGIAVPNLQEAKKFYEEVLGIKITKEDEVIEDQKVKVSFVPCGEVELELLESTTDDGPIAKFIAKNGGRTGIQHVALNVDNIEEAIAEMKEKGVRMIDEKPRYGAGNSSIAFVHPKASGILLELAQRLDETK, from the coding sequence ATGAAAATCAACAGAGTTGACCATATCGGTATTGCTGTACCAAATCTTCAAGAAGCAAAAAAATTCTATGAAGAAGTTTTAGGTATTAAAATTACTAAAGAAGATGAAGTTATCGAAGACCAGAAAGTTAAAGTAAGCTTCGTTCCATGTGGTGAAGTTGAATTAGAACTTCTCGAATCCACTACTGATGATGGCCCAATCGCTAAATTCATCGCTAAAAATGGTGGTCGCACTGGTATTCAACATGTTGCTTTAAATGTTGATAACATTGAAGAAGCTATCGCTGAAATGAAAGAAAAAGGCGTTCGTATGATTGATGAAAAACCTCGTTACGGCGCTGGCAATTCCAGTATTGCATTTGTTCATCCAAAAGCTAGCGGTATCTTATTAGAACTTGCTCAGCGTTTAGATGAAACAAAATAA
- the meaB gene encoding methylmalonyl Co-A mutase-associated GTPase MeaB: protein MDIAQELLNGNRLALTRAITAIENETDSAVEIMKKLYPHTGHAFVLGITGPPGAGKSTLTDKLARAYRNQGKTVGIIAIDPTSPFTGGAILGDRIRMNSLTLDEGVFIRSMGTRGSLGGLSHKTADAIKAMDAFGKDVIIVETVGVGQSEVDIVKAADTTMVVLVPGLGDDIQAIKAGILEIGDIFTINKADLDGANKLYIELNMMLDLDGVKHDWRPPIKKVMANRGEGIDELVETIEEHQKYLTESGNLAIRRHKRAKNELLDRLNASIGAYITEHIIKTGEIDAYVKAIETRQNDPYTVVNTIMDNMLKK, encoded by the coding sequence ATGGATATAGCTCAAGAATTGTTAAATGGAAATCGTTTAGCTCTTACTCGTGCAATTACAGCAATAGAAAATGAAACAGATTCTGCAGTAGAAATCATGAAAAAACTGTATCCACATACCGGGCATGCCTTTGTCCTTGGTATTACTGGCCCACCAGGTGCAGGTAAATCCACTCTTACTGATAAACTTGCAAGAGCTTATCGTAATCAAGGTAAAACAGTTGGTATCATCGCTATTGACCCGACTAGTCCATTTACAGGCGGCGCTATTTTAGGTGACCGTATTAGAATGAACAGTTTGACTTTGGATGAAGGTGTATTTATCCGCAGCATGGGGACAAGAGGCAGCTTAGGTGGCTTATCACATAAAACAGCTGATGCAATAAAAGCAATGGATGCTTTTGGCAAAGATGTTATTATTGTAGAAACTGTTGGTGTAGGTCAGTCTGAAGTTGATATTGTCAAAGCCGCTGATACAACTATGGTTGTATTAGTACCGGGACTTGGTGACGATATCCAGGCTATTAAAGCCGGAATATTGGAAATCGGTGATATTTTTACCATCAATAAAGCAGATCTTGATGGTGCAAATAAATTATATATCGAACTGAATATGATGCTTGACCTTGATGGCGTTAAACATGATTGGCGTCCACCTATTAAAAAGGTTATGGCTAATAGAGGCGAAGGTATAGATGAATTAGTGGAAACTATAGAAGAACATCAAAAATACTTGACTGAAAGTGGCAATTTAGCTATTAGACGTCATAAACGTGCTAAAAATGAACTTTTAGACCGTTTGAATGCTTCTATAGGTGCCTATATAACTGAACATATCATAAAAACTGGCGAAATCGATGCTTATGTAAAAGCTATTGAAACTCGCCAAAATGATCCATATACTGTAGTTAATACAATTATGGATAATATGTTAAAAAAATAA
- a CDS encoding cobalamin B12-binding domain-containing protein codes for MIRVLVAKPGLDGHDRGAKVVARALRDAGFEVIYTGLRQTPEQIAEAALQEDVDVVAMSILSGAHPHLFPKVVNLVREKGMNDVLIIGGGVIPEGDIPALKEAGIAEVFTPGTPTSDVVNYIKEHVKKD; via the coding sequence ATGATTAGAGTATTAGTAGCAAAACCAGGTTTGGATGGTCATGACCGTGGAGCAAAAGTAGTAGCACGTGCACTTCGCGATGCAGGTTTTGAAGTAATTTATACAGGTCTTCGTCAGACTCCTGAACAGATTGCAGAAGCAGCTCTTCAGGAAGACGTTGATGTTGTTGCTATGAGCATTCTTTCCGGTGCTCATCCACACCTTTTCCCTAAAGTTGTAAATCTTGTTAGAGAAAAAGGCATGAACGATGTATTAATCATCGGTGGTGGCGTTATTCCAGAAGGCGATATCCCAGCATTAAAAGAAGCTGGTATCGCAGAAGTATTCACTCCTGGTACTCCAACATCTGATGTTGTTAACTACATCAAAGAACATGTAAAAAAAGACTAA
- a CDS encoding acyl-CoA mutase large subunit family protein: MSNEKEKIQAELAKYNAGVEKAIARFPERPHLPEQRLYTPLDIADTDYADDISFPGVYPYTRGVQPTMYRGRFWTMRMYAGFSTAEESNKRYRYLIESGATGLSCAFDLPTQIGYDSTDEISEGEVGKVGVAIDSLADMEVLFDGIDLGKVSTSMTINAPASVLLAMYIAVAEKQGVSADQLKGTIQNDILKEYAARGTYIFPPRPSMRLITNIFEYCSKYVPKWNTISISGYHIREAGSTAAQEIAFTIADGIAYVEAAIKAGLDVDAFAGRLSFFWNAHNNVLEEVAKFRASRRIWAKVMKERFGAKNEKSMKLRFHTQTAGSMLTAQQPNNNIIRVALQTAAAVMGGTQSLHTNSRDEALALPTEESVMIALRTQQIVAYESGLADVIDPLAGSYYVEAMTNKIEAEAWDYIKKIDEIGGAVAAIEQGYIQKEIQDSAYKWQMDVESGARTIVGVNKFQIEEKPVEGLLKVDASVGEKQKAKVEAMKAKRDNAAVQAALADLEAACKDENENLMPHILAAVKTYATLGEICGVMRKVFGEYEAHVNL; the protein is encoded by the coding sequence ATGAGCAATGAAAAAGAAAAAATCCAAGCTGAATTAGCTAAGTATAATGCTGGCGTAGAAAAAGCAATCGCAAGATTCCCAGAACGTCCACATCTTCCAGAACAGCGTTTATACACTCCGCTTGATATTGCTGACACTGATTATGCAGATGATATCAGCTTCCCAGGTGTATATCCTTATACTCGTGGTGTACAGCCTACTATGTATCGTGGCCGTTTCTGGACAATGCGTATGTATGCTGGTTTCTCCACAGCTGAAGAATCCAACAAACGCTATCGTTATTTGATTGAATCCGGTGCTACTGGACTTTCCTGCGCATTCGACCTTCCAACTCAGATCGGTTATGATTCCACTGATGAAATCTCCGAAGGTGAAGTTGGTAAAGTTGGTGTTGCTATCGACTCCTTAGCAGATATGGAAGTTCTTTTTGATGGTATCGACCTCGGTAAAGTTTCCACTTCCATGACAATCAATGCTCCAGCTTCCGTACTCTTAGCTATGTATATTGCTGTTGCTGAAAAACAGGGTGTATCTGCTGACCAATTAAAAGGTACTATCCAGAACGATATCCTTAAAGAATACGCAGCTCGTGGAACATACATCTTCCCTCCACGTCCATCCATGCGTCTTATCACTAACATCTTTGAATATTGCTCTAAATATGTACCAAAATGGAACACAATCTCCATTTCTGGTTACCATATTCGTGAAGCTGGTTCTACAGCTGCTCAGGAAATTGCATTTACAATTGCTGATGGTATCGCTTACGTTGAAGCAGCTATCAAAGCTGGTCTTGATGTTGATGCATTTGCTGGTCGTCTTTCCTTCTTCTGGAATGCTCATAACAACGTACTTGAAGAAGTTGCTAAATTCCGCGCTTCCCGTCGTATCTGGGCTAAAGTTATGAAAGAAAGATTTGGCGCTAAAAACGAAAAATCCATGAAACTTCGTTTCCATACTCAGACTGCTGGTTCTATGCTTACAGCTCAACAGCCTAACAACAACATCATTCGTGTTGCTTTACAAACTGCTGCTGCTGTTATGGGTGGTACTCAGTCTCTCCATACAAACTCCCGTGATGAAGCACTTGCTCTTCCTACAGAAGAATCCGTTATGATCGCTCTTCGTACTCAGCAGATCGTTGCTTATGAAAGTGGCTTAGCTGACGTTATCGACCCACTTGCTGGTTCTTACTATGTAGAAGCTATGACTAATAAAATTGAAGCTGAAGCTTGGGATTACATCAAGAAAATTGATGAAATCGGCGGTGCTGTTGCTGCAATTGAACAAGGTTATATCCAGAAAGAAATTCAAGACAGTGCTTACAAATGGCAGATGGACGTTGAATCTGGTGCAAGAACAATTGTCGGCGTAAATAAATTCCAGATTGAAGAAAAACCAGTTGAAGGACTTCTTAAAGTTGATGCTTCCGTTGGTGAAAAACAGAAAGCTAAAGTTGAAGCTATGAAAGCTAAACGTGATAACGCTGCTGTTCAAGCTGCTCTTGCTGATTTGGAAGCTGCTTGCAAAGATGAAAACGAAAATCTTATGCCTCATATCCTCGCTGCCGTTAAAACTTATGCAACTCTCGGTGAAATCTGCGGCGTAATGCGTAAAGTATTCGGCGAATATGAAGCACATGTAAATCTTTAA
- a CDS encoding acetyl-CoA hydrolase/transferase family protein, with protein MIDILDRVRNKSLHAKIVSAQEAAELIKPGMNVGTSGFTPSGYPKAVPLALAERMKEHPFKINLFTGASVGPELDEALCKVHGIDKRMPYQTNKAVRGAINSGEIAYSDLHLSESAQLVRYGFYGKLDVAIVEACAITEEGNIIPTTSMGNTASYVQQADMVIVEVNTTQPLELEGMHDVYVPLDPPHRLPIPIVKANDRIGTPYIPCTPEKIKCIVPCDITDKTRPFGEISEDDHKMSEFIIELLQSEVKKGHMPKNLLPLQSGVGNVANAVISGFVDSDLKDLSVYTEVIQDGMFDLIDAGKLNFASGTALSPSPDGLKRFYENIKEYRKHLLLRPQEISNSPEVVRRIGVIAMNTAIECDIYGNVNSTHVLGTKMMNGIGGSGDFARNAYLTCFFTASTAKNGLISSIVPMCSHVDHTEHDVDIIVTEQGLADLRGLSPRERAREVINKCAHPDYRPMLMDYLERAEAATKHAQTPHILKEALSWHEKFMETGSMK; from the coding sequence ATGATTGACATTTTAGATCGTGTGCGCAATAAATCATTGCATGCGAAAATTGTCAGTGCTCAGGAAGCAGCTGAACTAATAAAACCTGGCATGAATGTAGGTACTAGTGGTTTTACACCATCTGGTTATCCTAAAGCAGTACCTTTAGCTCTTGCTGAACGTATGAAAGAGCACCCATTTAAAATCAACTTATTTACTGGTGCATCTGTAGGACCAGAACTTGATGAAGCTTTATGCAAAGTTCATGGCATTGATAAACGTATGCCATACCAAACAAACAAAGCAGTAAGAGGTGCTATTAATTCTGGCGAAATCGCATATAGTGATTTACATCTTAGCGAATCTGCACAGCTCGTTCGTTATGGTTTTTATGGTAAATTGGATGTTGCTATCGTAGAAGCTTGCGCTATTACAGAAGAAGGTAATATTATCCCAACAACATCTATGGGTAATACTGCTTCTTATGTTCAACAAGCAGATATGGTTATCGTAGAAGTAAATACTACTCAGCCATTAGAACTCGAAGGTATGCATGACGTTTATGTACCACTTGATCCGCCTCATCGTCTTCCAATTCCAATTGTTAAGGCTAATGACCGTATCGGTACTCCGTACATACCGTGCACTCCAGAAAAAATTAAATGTATTGTTCCTTGTGATATCACAGATAAAACTCGTCCATTTGGTGAAATCAGTGAAGATGACCACAAAATGTCCGAATTTATTATCGAACTTTTACAGAGCGAAGTTAAAAAAGGTCATATGCCTAAAAACCTCTTACCACTCCAATCTGGTGTAGGTAACGTTGCAAATGCCGTAATTAGCGGTTTCGTAGATTCTGACCTTAAAGACTTGTCTGTATATACAGAAGTTATTCAGGACGGTATGTTTGACTTAATCGATGCAGGTAAATTGAATTTTGCATCTGGTACAGCATTATCTCCTTCTCCAGACGGATTAAAACGTTTCTATGAAAATATCAAAGAATATAGAAAACATCTTTTACTTCGTCCACAGGAAATTTCCAACAGCCCAGAAGTTGTAAGAAGAATTGGTGTTATTGCTATGAATACTGCTATTGAATGCGATATTTATGGTAATGTAAACTCTACTCACGTTTTAGGTACTAAAATGATGAACGGTATTGGTGGTTCTGGCGACTTCGCTAGAAATGCGTACCTCACTTGCTTCTTCACAGCATCTACAGCTAAAAACGGTCTTATTTCTTCTATCGTTCCTATGTGCTCACATGTTGACCATACAGAACATGATGTAGATATTATCGTTACTGAACAAGGTTTAGCTGACCTTCGTGGTCTTTCTCCACGTGAACGTGCTCGTGAAGTTATTAACAAATGTGCTCATCCTGATTATAGACCAATGCTGATGGATTATTTGGAAAGAGCAGAAGCTGCAACTAAACATGCACAAACTCCACATATTCTTAAAGAAGCTTTGTCCTGGCATGAAAAATTCATGGAAACAGGTTCAATGAAATAA
- a CDS encoding redox-sensing transcriptional repressor Rex, with protein MKEQTISKATIDRLPLYYRCLRLAQDDGMDIISSEELGRRLELTPEQIRKDLALFGQFGKKGVGYYVNELKFNVGKILGLDNHWNIAIVGIGHLGVALANYQNFIALGFNLVALFDNDPSIIGKTVNHVRVRSIDDLPKVAAKLKIDIGVIAVPAQFAQSVADRLIKAKIKGIWNFAPIKMKVPDDVKIVNEDLSVGLSRLSYYITGK; from the coding sequence TTGAAAGAACAAACTATTTCCAAAGCAACAATCGATAGATTACCATTATATTATAGATGTTTAAGACTAGCTCAAGATGATGGTATGGATATAATATCGTCGGAAGAGTTAGGCCGTCGCTTGGAATTAACACCAGAGCAAATTCGTAAGGATTTAGCTTTATTTGGGCAGTTTGGCAAAAAGGGAGTTGGCTATTATGTCAATGAACTTAAATTTAATGTAGGCAAAATTCTAGGGCTTGATAATCATTGGAATATTGCTATAGTCGGCATTGGTCATTTGGGCGTGGCACTTGCTAACTATCAAAATTTTATTGCACTTGGTTTTAATTTAGTAGCATTATTTGATAATGACCCAAGTATTATTGGGAAAACAGTAAATCATGTAAGAGTAAGAAGTATAGATGATTTACCAAAAGTAGCTGCAAAATTAAAAATTGATATAGGTGTTATTGCAGTTCCTGCTCAATTTGCCCAATCTGTAGCTGATAGATTGATTAAAGCAAAGATAAAAGGCATTTGGAATTTTGCTCCAATAAAAATGAAAGTTCCAGATGATGTAAAAATAGTCAATGAAGATTTATCAGTTGGACTTAGTAGATTGTCGTATTATATTACAGGAAAATAG
- a CDS encoding O-antigen ligase family protein, with protein MNIFKKNRFNNDCKRLMFYIVAALLFMLPFSYEISSLLLVVGWLVYIYKSVKGFFEWERTPFDFPIAIFVVISFLSIFVSPDPAFSFYNCYNLVGRYVLTYYLVVQSLNIKDVKQVKVSSDTDKHVVRVALLEQVKTLLYVMCFSLAIVIVYGFLQAFFGIGLTSEEAMVWTDNAIFPGLKTRVFSTWQNPNLLGGYLDFMLGMLMGIFVVVKNRNLRIAIGILFCITAFCLTLTYARGACLSIAVVMAVYGALYNRKILVALIALAVILLVSDAALVERLTSVFSKLDTSSEMRLAFWESTIAMILDHPLLGIGWGAYFMVYPSYDYYMQGDFIKIVHAHNMYLNFMAEIGLFGFVSYMVYFFGIIYKAFKTQISDIEPLNKGVMLGIGLGMSALALNGLTDYVMFNTELSMLVWLFSGVAVILGKKVYK; from the coding sequence GTGAATATATTTAAAAAAAATAGATTTAATAACGATTGTAAGCGATTGATGTTTTATATCGTAGCAGCATTATTATTCATGTTGCCATTTTCATATGAAATATCCAGTCTTTTATTAGTAGTAGGTTGGCTCGTTTACATTTATAAATCTGTAAAAGGTTTTTTTGAATGGGAAAGAACGCCATTTGATTTTCCTATTGCTATTTTTGTAGTGATATCATTTTTATCCATATTTGTTTCGCCCGACCCAGCGTTCAGTTTTTATAACTGCTATAATTTAGTGGGAAGATATGTACTTACATATTATTTAGTAGTACAAAGTTTAAATATTAAAGATGTTAAACAAGTAAAAGTTTCATCAGATACTGATAAACATGTAGTTAGAGTAGCATTATTAGAACAGGTTAAAACGCTGTTATATGTGATGTGCTTTTCTTTGGCTATTGTAATCGTCTATGGATTTTTACAAGCTTTCTTTGGAATTGGTTTAACGTCAGAAGAAGCAATGGTTTGGACGGATAATGCAATATTTCCGGGTTTGAAAACGCGTGTATTTTCTACTTGGCAAAATCCTAATTTATTAGGTGGCTATTTAGATTTCATGTTGGGAATGCTCATGGGAATATTTGTGGTAGTCAAAAATAGAAATTTAAGAATAGCTATTGGTATTTTATTCTGTATTACAGCTTTTTGTTTAACATTAACTTATGCCAGAGGTGCTTGCCTTAGCATTGCTGTAGTAATGGCTGTTTACGGTGCATTATACAATCGAAAGATTTTAGTGGCACTCATTGCTTTAGCTGTGATATTGCTTGTAAGTGATGCAGCACTCGTTGAACGATTGACTTCTGTATTTAGTAAGCTTGACACTTCATCAGAAATGCGTTTGGCATTTTGGGAAAGTACAATAGCTATGATTTTAGACCATCCACTTTTAGGCATTGGCTGGGGAGCATATTTTATGGTATACCCTAGTTACGATTATTATATGCAGGGTGATTTTATAAAAATTGTACATGCACATAATATGTATTTGAATTTTATGGCAGAAATCGGTTTATTCGGTTTCGTAAGTTATATGGTATATTTTTTTGGTATAATATATAAAGCATTTAAAACGCAAATTTCAGATATAGAGCCTTTAAATAAAGGTGTTATGTTGGGTATTGGTCTTGGCATGAGTGCATTAGCACTCAATGGATTAACAGATTATGTCATGTTTAACACAGAGTTGTCCATGTTAGTATGGCTATTTTCAGGTGTTGCTGTGATATTGGGTAAAAAAGTATATAAGTGA
- a CDS encoding bifunctional folylpolyglutamate synthase/dihydrofolate synthase, translating into MNYQESLAYLDELSTFGTKLGLSRIKKLVGYLDNPQLHYKTIHVTGTNGKGSVSSMLSSILTMSNIKTGLYISPHLVSYTERIQIDGCPITEEAFADCISAVKTFVDKMVSEGEESPTQFEVITAAAFLYFAINKVEYAVIEVGLGGLLDSTNVIKPEICVITNVTFEHAALCGGTLEGVAKHKAGIIKEGVPVVTAAKGIALDIISQTAEEKSADIFIANSDFSASYVTFDGQYQYLRFISELAGINFDYKLKMLGDHQIENSSLAIMTAGILTNSDERINKQNIIDGLAVAKWPARFEPFIIDGQSYIVDGAHNPAGMKIFRENLDKYYPEGKRVILLGILKDKDIDAMLDYLLRDDDEIVITTPDSERKASPEYIAEKIKNHHVELFDNMYEALNAAKSLANKEKLLCITGSLYLTGELRYALVNELKKVE; encoded by the coding sequence ATGAATTATCAGGAATCATTGGCTTATTTGGATGAGCTTAGTACCTTTGGTACTAAGCTCGGTTTAAGCCGTATTAAAAAATTGGTAGGTTATTTAGATAATCCGCAACTGCACTATAAGACAATTCATGTGACAGGAACAAATGGCAAAGGCTCTGTTTCTTCCATGTTATCTAGTATTTTAACGATGTCTAATATAAAAACGGGATTGTATATTTCACCTCATCTAGTATCATATACAGAACGCATACAGATTGATGGTTGTCCTATTACAGAAGAAGCATTTGCTGATTGTATCAGTGCTGTCAAGACATTTGTTGATAAAATGGTCAGTGAAGGCGAAGAATCACCTACTCAATTTGAAGTTATTACAGCGGCAGCTTTTTTATATTTTGCTATTAATAAAGTAGAATACGCTGTCATTGAAGTAGGGCTTGGCGGTTTGCTTGATTCTACAAATGTCATAAAACCAGAAATTTGTGTTATAACAAATGTGACTTTTGAACATGCTGCTTTATGTGGTGGTACTTTAGAAGGTGTTGCTAAGCATAAAGCGGGTATTATAAAAGAAGGCGTACCTGTAGTAACAGCAGCTAAAGGAATAGCACTTGATATTATTTCGCAAACAGCAGAAGAAAAGAGTGCTGATATTTTTATAGCTAATAGTGATTTTTCTGCTTCATATGTTACTTTTGATGGTCAATATCAATATTTGCGTTTTATTTCAGAACTTGCAGGTATAAATTTTGATTACAAATTAAAAATGCTAGGTGACCATCAAATAGAAAATAGTTCATTAGCAATAATGACAGCGGGAATTTTGACTAATAGTGATGAACGCATAAATAAACAGAATATAATTGATGGGCTTGCTGTAGCAAAATGGCCAGCTCGTTTTGAACCTTTTATTATAGATGGACAATCTTATATCGTAGATGGAGCGCATAATCCAGCAGGCATGAAGATATTCCGTGAAAATTTGGATAAATATTATCCAGAAGGAAAAAGAGTTATTCTTTTAGGTATCTTAAAGGATAAAGATATAGATGCTATGCTTGATTATTTACTTAGAGATGATGATGAAATTGTTATTACAACACCAGATTCTGAACGCAAAGCTTCACCAGAATATATTGCTGAAAAAATAAAAAATCATCATGTAGAACTTTTTGATAATATGTATGAAGCCTTAAATGCGGCTAAAAGTTTAGCAAATAAAGAAAAATTACTTTGCATTACAGGTTCTTTATATTTGACAGGTGAATTGAGATACGCTTTAGTTAATGAACTAAAAAAAGTGGAATAA